A genomic region of Magnolia sinica isolate HGM2019 unplaced genomic scaffold, MsV1 ctg100, whole genome shotgun sequence contains the following coding sequences:
- the LOC131235979 gene encoding probable U3 small nucleolar RNA-associated protein 11: MKKEKVAFRNPNEFYFKMIKTRTVDGIHRPESEANKNTQEELMLMKTQDIGYVLQKVQSEKKKIERLSSMLHSLDNQLPNKHVYYAEDRYDFANN, translated from the exons ATGAAAAAGGAGAAGGTTGCGTTCAGGAACCCAAATGAGTTTTACTTCAAGATGATCAAAACAAGGACCGTAGATGGAATCCATAGACCTGA GAGTGAAGCTAACAAAAACACTCAAGAGGAACTCATGCTGATGAAGACACAAGATATAGGATACGTCCTTCAGAAAGTTCAGAGTGAGAAGAAG AAAATTGAAAGGCTAAGTTCCATGCTACATTCTCTTGATAATCAGCTACCAAACAAGCATGTTTATTATGCTGAAGACAGGTATGACTTTGCCAACAATTAG